The Sphingomonas sp. G-3-2-10 DNA window CGATCCAGTCCAGCGCCGCGGGAAGCTCGACATCGGTCACCTGCGCGATCGCGGCTTCGTCCGGCACGGTCTTGAACACGCGCGGGCCGACGATGCGGGCGTAGAACAGTCGCCAGATGATCAGATCGCCCAGCCGGCTGTCGGCATATTCCTCCAGCCACCGCGCCCGCGCGCGATCCGCCGGTGATCGCGGCATCAGCGGCGGCTCGGGATAAGCTTCATCCAGATATTCGCAGATCACCGTCGAATCGTTGAGCACCAGATCGCCGTCGATCAGCACCGGGATGCGGCGCAGCGGGCTGACCCGGGTGAACGCGTCGGTGCCGTAAAAGGGCACGATCGGATCGACTTCATAGTCCAGGCCCTTGAGGTCGAGCGCGACCAGCACCTTGCGCGCATAGGGCGACACGTGATTG harbors:
- a CDS encoding glutathione S-transferase family protein, which encodes MLVIGNHVSPYARKVLVALDLKGLDYEVDPIVPFYGTDAFTRVSPLRRIPVLIDGDLVLNDSTVICEYLDEAYPEPPLMPRSPADRARARWLEEYADSRLGDLIIWRLFYARIVGPRVFKTVPDEAAIAQVTDVELPAALDWIEARAPDEGFLFGNLCTADISYAAFFRNALLAGWRIDPARWPRTAAWVARVEAVPAFATSIRYEQAIVGARGHERADAMRAAGARISATSFGDATPKGSIMLR